A region of Sulfurovum sp. DNA encodes the following proteins:
- a CDS encoding Jag N-terminal domain-containing protein: MTKVEASTLEEAYRLVATKLSCSVTELQYEVIQYPSKGLFGLFKKQAIVVATRKKILDDTNITSVATEKLSSRSTNRKKSAQEDIIPIVKSNTIVENFFNTDNAATDVGLAQSIEKSLKYLMKISCFDIDVVEVDVVDSTALIFIDGEDAALLIGKEGYRYNALSYMLSNWLHTKYQFYVKLEIAEFLTSQQEMIRNYIQPVIENVRKYGKGKTRFFDGILVQIALEQLREAFPDKYVAIKIGKSGKRFVVVNEFHTKSYD, from the coding sequence ATGACAAAGGTTGAAGCATCAACCCTTGAGGAGGCATATAGGCTTGTGGCCACAAAGCTCTCCTGTTCTGTGACAGAACTTCAATATGAGGTGATACAGTATCCCTCTAAAGGTCTCTTTGGGCTTTTCAAAAAGCAAGCAATTGTTGTTGCTACAAGAAAGAAGATATTAGATGATACAAATATTACTTCAGTAGCAACAGAGAAACTTTCTAGTAGAAGCACCAACAGGAAAAAGAGTGCTCAGGAAGATATAATACCTATAGTAAAAAGTAATACTATTGTGGAAAATTTTTTTAATACAGATAATGCTGCTACTGATGTTGGGTTGGCACAGAGTATTGAAAAGAGCCTAAAGTATCTTATGAAGATATCTTGCTTTGATATAGATGTGGTGGAAGTAGATGTGGTGGATAGTACAGCACTCATTTTTATTGATGGTGAGGATGCAGCACTGCTTATAGGCAAAGAAGGGTATCGTTATAATGCACTATCCTATATGCTCTCTAATTGGCTTCATACAAAATATCAGTTTTATGTTAAGTTAGAGATTGCAGAATTTTTAACCTCTCAACAGGAAATGATTCGTAATTATATTCAACCAGTCATTGAGAATGTGCGGAAGTATGGCAAAGGAAAGACTCGTTTTTTCGATGGTATTTTAGTACAGATTGCACTTGAACAACTACGTGAAGCATTTCCAGACAAATATGTGGCAATTAAAATTGGCAAATCAGGAAAACGTTTTGTTGTTGTCAATGAGTTCCACACAAAGTCTTATGACTGA
- the mnmE gene encoding tRNA uridine-5-carboxymethylaminomethyl(34) synthesis GTPase MnmE, producing MTDTIAAIATANGISSISIIRLSGEYALEIAQKISSCKKIVPRNAHLTSLYNQHNKLIDQAILIYFVAPHSFTGEDIVEFQCHGGMIVAQEILDTACSFGARLARPGEFSKRAFLNGKIDLTEAEAISKLIEAKSVNAAKILVKQMKGELKQFVEESREALFRLLAYSEVMIDYAEEDIPDDTTLSIASQLENLIDKIEYVVDTSHRRRGLIEGFKVAIIGKPNVGKSSLLNALLSYERAIVSDIAGTTRDTIEEQIRIGSHIVRFVDTAGIRESKDTIEKIGIERSMNSVEDADIIIALFDGSRSFDIEDEKILSIVANRKEKHAIIAINKSDLKQKLQKDIFKDFVPIEISTKRGFKKLTEALEHFFDSVGEDEELMLISARQIEAVKRAKDAILKAKQPLIMGELEFFSYYLQEAVRAISSISKPYDNEEILDKMFGEFCLGK from the coding sequence ATGACTGATACTATTGCAGCTATTGCAACAGCCAATGGCATCTCCTCTATCTCTATCATACGTCTCAGTGGTGAGTATGCACTTGAAATTGCACAAAAGATTTCATCTTGTAAGAAGATTGTTCCAAGAAATGCACATTTGACTTCACTTTATAATCAGCACAATAAGTTGATTGACCAAGCTATTTTAATCTATTTTGTTGCACCTCATAGTTTTACTGGAGAAGATATTGTTGAGTTTCAGTGTCATGGCGGCATGATTGTTGCACAAGAGATACTTGATACAGCTTGTTCTTTTGGTGCGCGACTTGCTAGACCTGGAGAATTTTCTAAACGAGCATTTCTTAACGGCAAGATAGACCTTACTGAAGCAGAAGCAATCTCTAAACTGATTGAAGCCAAGAGCGTTAATGCTGCAAAGATATTGGTAAAGCAGATGAAGGGAGAGCTAAAGCAATTTGTAGAAGAGAGCAGAGAAGCATTGTTTCGCCTACTTGCTTACTCTGAAGTGATGATTGATTATGCTGAAGAGGATATTCCTGATGATACTACACTTAGTATTGCTTCTCAACTTGAAAATCTTATTGATAAAATAGAATATGTTGTTGACACTAGCCATCGAAGAAGAGGGCTTATCGAGGGTTTTAAGGTAGCAATTATTGGTAAGCCTAATGTAGGAAAGAGTTCTTTGCTTAATGCACTACTCTCTTATGAGCGTGCCATTGTTAGTGATATTGCAGGAACAACACGTGATACCATTGAGGAGCAAATACGCATTGGATCACATATTGTTCGCTTTGTTGATACAGCGGGAATACGTGAATCAAAGGATACTATTGAAAAAATTGGTATTGAGCGTTCAATGAATTCAGTTGAAGATGCTGACATTATCATTGCACTTTTTGATGGTTCAAGGTCTTTTGATATAGAAGATGAAAAAATTCTTTCTATCGTAGCAAATAGGAAAGAGAAGCACGCTATAATAGCAATTAACAAGTCTGATCTTAAACAGAAACTTCAAAAGGATATATTTAAAGATTTTGTCCCAATTGAGATAAGCACAAAGAGAGGTTTTAAAAAGCTTACAGAAGCATTAGAGCACTTTTTTGATTCCGTTGGAGAAGATGAGGAGTTGATGCTTATCTCTGCACGACAGATAGAGGCAGTAAAGAGAGCCAAAGATGCTATTCTTAAAGCGAAACAGCCATTAATAATGGGTGAATTAGAGTTTTTCTCTTATTATCTTCAAGAAGCCGTTAGAGCGATCTCATCAATTTCAAAACCCTATGATAATGAAGAAATACTAGATAAAATGTTTGGAGAATTCTGTCTTGGGAAGTAG
- a CDS encoding carboxypeptidase regulatory-like domain-containing protein produces MKAIYRLLMISLVLFWFMAGCTQQKTPQLSGDQNRYGQDRWGNSSKEDEENIDISDIDQILIESGTAINDETEKVARISFPMDEYSLLEHIGKGTIRGKIYIINGYGKKIYGRTTRLYLNPKTSYSDQWYNESYIDGRKMEKADDRLFNYLRFTSSDINGNFAFYGVPSGSYYLIGIVKCSRECGYKNLKNIRITTEVSVWDEQIVEKDLAGRLLFDN; encoded by the coding sequence ATGAAAGCAATCTATAGGCTATTGATGATTTCTCTTGTTTTGTTTTGGTTCATGGCTGGGTGTACGCAACAAAAGACGCCACAGCTTTCGGGAGATCAGAATAGGTATGGACAGGACAGGTGGGGCAATAGCAGTAAAGAGGATGAGGAGAATATTGATATCTCTGATATTGACCAGATTCTAATTGAAAGTGGTACAGCAATAAATGATGAGACAGAAAAGGTTGCCCGTATTTCATTTCCTATGGATGAGTATAGCCTTCTAGAACACATAGGAAAAGGAACGATTCGTGGAAAAATCTATATAATAAATGGCTATGGTAAAAAGATTTACGGAAGAACGACGCGTCTTTATCTTAACCCAAAAACAAGCTACTCTGACCAGTGGTACAATGAGAGCTATATTGATGGACGTAAAATGGAGAAAGCTGATGATAGACTTTTTAATTATCTGCGTTTTACTTCTTCTGATATCAATGGAAATTTTGCCTTCTATGGTGTTCCATCAGGAAGTTACTATCTAATTGGTATAGTTAAATGCAGTAGGGAGTGTGGGTATAAAAACCTAAAAAATATTCGTATTACGACAGAAGTTAGTGTATGGGATGAACAGATTGTAGAGAAGGATCTTGCAGGAAGATTACTCTTTGATAATTGA
- a CDS encoding dUTP diphosphatase, with product MNKILQMLKLQQQLNDATNGKGWESGVTKNGKPINWKRCSYLECAELIESYPWKHWKNIDAKPDYENIKIEVVDIWHFIMSQALTDYKVGGLGNIETLAKDITNLQNFEDFKVKYIPIKKDYYVQIEAIELLIHALFCGESIEKLIMQFFNISIQSGLNLDNLYKLYIGKNILNQFRQDHGYKEGSYIKIWNNEEDNVTMQRILDNEPEITPEALYEKLEETYPV from the coding sequence ATGAATAAAATTCTCCAAATGCTAAAGCTTCAACAACAACTAAACGATGCTACAAATGGCAAGGGGTGGGAGAGTGGTGTCACAAAGAATGGTAAACCAATTAACTGGAAACGGTGTAGTTATCTCGAATGTGCCGAATTAATAGAAAGTTATCCATGGAAGCACTGGAAGAATATTGATGCTAAACCCGACTATGAAAATATTAAAATTGAAGTGGTGGATATCTGGCACTTTATTATGTCGCAAGCATTAACTGATTACAAAGTCGGCGGGCTAGGCAATATTGAAACACTGGCAAAAGATATTACAAACCTGCAAAATTTTGAAGACTTTAAAGTAAAATATATACCCATAAAAAAAGACTACTATGTACAAATTGAAGCTATTGAATTGCTGATACATGCTCTCTTTTGTGGCGAATCGATAGAGAAACTTATTATGCAATTCTTTAATATTTCCATACAGTCAGGACTTAATCTTGACAATCTCTATAAACTCTATATTGGTAAAAATATTCTTAATCAGTTCAGACAGGATCATGGATACAAAGAGGGAAGTTATATCAAAATATGGAACAATGAAGAGGACAACGTAACCATGCAACGTATTTTAGACAATGAACCAGAAATTACACCAGAAGCATTGTATGAAAAGTTGGAAGAGACATATCCGGTATAA
- the purL gene encoding phosphoribosylformylglycinamidine synthase subunit PurL, translating into MSQPVENLDKVLKNHKLSKEEYEDILRILDGRHPNIVEIGIFSAMWSEHCSYKSSKKYLNGFPTKAPWVIQGPGENAGVIDIGDGMAAVFKMESHNHPSFIEPFQGAATGVGGILRDIFTMGARPVANLNALRFGSVRGDDEAAKYQRHLVRGVVDGIGSYGNCMGVPTIGGEVSFDESYNGNILVNAFSIGLVRTDEIFLGVASGIDNPVMYVGSKTGRDGLGGAVMSSDSFTEESKVLRPTVQVGDPFTEKLLLEACLELFKTDAIVGIQDMGAAGLTSSSFEMAGKTGAGLRLNLDKVPAREEGMTPYDFMLSESQERMLICAKKGREQEIIDIFEKWGLDVAVIGRVTDTARMELFWYEEKVCDMPIAPVSEEAPMLDRPVARPAYLDEVNMKNIDDFSPVADQEAYEKLLSSLEVVDKAWVYNQYDSMVQTNTTKHPGSLDASSIRVKENGKALAMSSDCNPRYCYIDPKGGAALAVIESGRNVAMSGAKPLSITDCLNYGNPENPTVMWQFAQGCEGIKEACEKLNTPVVSGNVSLYNETNGISVFPTPTIVMVGLNDDQNKVLPSYFQKTNSYIVLVGETKSEFGGSLYIKELYGETVGKLPSFDYATELKLWDLVIEANKANLLISAKDINVGGVAIALSKMAAIGNIGICVNMEVTDSRDIFSESQSRALLEVASTKELDMLMEMIQKLGLKAEVIGTVGGNLVCINHVELPLEKVKNIYFNTFSQTIEQDL; encoded by the coding sequence ATGTCACAACCAGTTGAAAATTTAGATAAAGTATTAAAAAACCACAAGCTTTCCAAGGAGGAGTATGAAGATATTCTACGTATTCTTGATGGTCGCCATCCTAATATTGTTGAAATTGGTATATTCTCTGCAATGTGGTCGGAGCACTGTTCATATAAGTCGAGTAAAAAATATCTCAATGGTTTTCCTACTAAAGCACCGTGGGTTATTCAGGGACCTGGCGAAAATGCTGGAGTTATTGATATTGGTGATGGAATGGCAGCAGTTTTTAAGATGGAGAGCCACAATCACCCCTCATTTATTGAGCCTTTTCAGGGGGCAGCAACAGGTGTAGGTGGTATCTTGCGTGATATTTTTACCATGGGTGCACGTCCGGTAGCCAACCTTAATGCATTGCGCTTTGGTAGTGTCAGGGGTGATGATGAAGCAGCCAAGTATCAAAGACATCTTGTACGTGGTGTTGTCGATGGTATTGGAAGCTATGGAAACTGTATGGGAGTACCTACGATAGGTGGAGAAGTAAGTTTTGATGAAAGCTATAATGGCAATATTCTTGTAAATGCTTTTTCTATAGGATTGGTAAGAACTGATGAGATATTCCTTGGTGTGGCATCAGGTATAGATAATCCTGTTATGTATGTTGGTTCTAAAACAGGTCGTGATGGATTAGGTGGAGCCGTAATGAGCTCCGATTCTTTTACTGAGGAATCTAAGGTATTACGTCCAACAGTACAGGTGGGTGACCCGTTTACTGAGAAGTTGCTGCTTGAAGCATGCTTGGAGCTTTTTAAAACTGATGCGATTGTGGGTATCCAAGATATGGGTGCAGCAGGATTAACCTCAAGCTCTTTTGAAATGGCAGGAAAAACAGGAGCAGGACTTAGACTTAACCTTGATAAAGTGCCTGCACGTGAAGAGGGTATGACTCCATACGATTTTATGCTGTCTGAGTCCCAAGAACGTATGCTTATCTGTGCCAAAAAGGGTAGAGAGCAAGAGATTATTGATATTTTTGAGAAGTGGGGTCTTGATGTAGCTGTTATTGGAAGGGTAACTGATACGGCACGCATGGAGTTATTTTGGTATGAAGAAAAGGTATGTGATATGCCGATTGCTCCTGTGAGTGAAGAAGCACCTATGCTTGATCGTCCTGTAGCACGACCTGCCTATTTGGATGAAGTCAATATGAAAAATATAGATGATTTTTCACCAGTAGCTGACCAAGAGGCGTACGAAAAACTGTTATCCTCTCTTGAGGTAGTAGATAAGGCATGGGTTTATAATCAGTATGATTCTATGGTGCAGACCAATACAACCAAGCATCCTGGAAGCCTTGATGCTTCAAGTATCCGTGTTAAAGAGAATGGAAAAGCATTGGCAATGAGTTCTGATTGTAACCCACGCTATTGCTATATTGACCCCAAAGGTGGTGCAGCATTGGCAGTAATAGAATCTGGACGTAACGTTGCGATGAGTGGAGCAAAACCGCTCTCTATTACCGATTGTTTGAACTATGGAAATCCTGAAAATCCTACAGTGATGTGGCAGTTTGCACAAGGATGCGAAGGAATTAAAGAGGCATGTGAAAAACTGAATACACCAGTTGTTTCTGGTAATGTCTCTCTTTATAATGAAACTAATGGTATCTCTGTCTTTCCAACACCCACTATTGTAATGGTAGGGCTCAACGATGACCAAAATAAAGTATTACCATCATATTTCCAAAAAACCAATTCATATATTGTGCTTGTAGGTGAGACTAAAAGTGAATTTGGTGGATCACTTTACATTAAAGAGCTTTATGGCGAAACAGTAGGAAAATTACCCTCTTTTGACTATGCAACTGAATTGAAACTATGGGATCTTGTGATTGAGGCAAACAAGGCAAACTTGCTTATCTCTGCTAAAGATATTAATGTCGGTGGAGTTGCTATAGCACTCTCTAAAATGGCTGCGATAGGAAACATTGGTATTTGTGTTAATATGGAAGTGACAGATAGTCGTGATATTTTTAGTGAATCCCAAAGTCGTGCACTTCTTGAGGTAGCGAGTACCAAAGAGCTTGATATGCTTATGGAAATGATACAAAAACTTGGACTCAAAGCAGAGGTAATCGGTACAGTCGGTGGTAATCTTGTGTGTATCAATCATGTAGAGCTTCCACTTGAGAAGGTAAAAAATATCTATTTCAATACATTTTCTCAAACAATTGAACAGGATTTATAA
- the purH gene encoding bifunctional phosphoribosylaminoimidazolecarboxamide formyltransferase/IMP cyclohydrolase codes for MRALLSVSDKSGIVEFAKGLEKLGWEIISTGGTYSKLDESGIRVIEIDEITKFPECFEGRVKTLNPYVHGGILYKREDEMHVKQAQDLDIDGIDLVCVNLYPFKATIDRTNDFDEIIENIDIGGPTMVRSAAKNFNDVLIVTDISDYDMVLKVLKSKEDTLEFRRSLMIKAFEHTAAYDSMIANYMNRRFNEGFGEYQFITGKKVFQTRYGENPHQDGALYEFESHFTDCFKQVKGEASFNNINDVNGALKIASRFGNENAVCIVKHGNPCGFAIKNTLLESYTEALKCDPVSAFGGVVAVNGVIDGELAKKMNEIFLEVVMAADFTPEALEVFEKKKRLKLFSQGGKKLVMSKDKYDFKHVDGGFVFQNSDCICDNEVHNAKRKSKKQATVQEMKDLEIAWKVAGLTKSNCVVYVKDSTMIAVGMGMTSRVDATQCALKKAKEMGLDVSGAVMASEAFFPFRDSIDTAAKAGISAIIEPGGSIRDDEVIEAANEYGISLYFTTVRHFLH; via the coding sequence ATGAGAGCATTATTGAGTGTAAGTGACAAGTCTGGCATTGTTGAGTTTGCAAAAGGTTTAGAAAAACTTGGTTGGGAAATTATCTCTACAGGTGGCACCTATAGTAAATTGGATGAATCAGGGATAAGAGTTATTGAGATTGATGAAATCACTAAATTTCCTGAGTGCTTTGAGGGAAGAGTGAAAACACTTAATCCATATGTACATGGCGGTATTCTCTATAAGCGTGAAGATGAAATGCATGTGAAGCAGGCGCAAGATTTGGATATAGATGGTATTGATCTTGTTTGCGTTAACCTCTATCCTTTTAAAGCAACTATTGATCGAACCAATGACTTTGATGAAATTATTGAAAATATTGATATTGGCGGACCAACTATGGTGCGTTCGGCAGCAAAGAATTTTAATGATGTGCTTATTGTCACCGATATAAGTGACTACGATATGGTACTTAAGGTCCTCAAGAGCAAAGAAGACACTTTGGAGTTCAGACGTAGTCTTATGATTAAGGCTTTTGAGCATACTGCAGCCTATGATAGTATGATTGCTAACTATATGAATAGGCGTTTCAATGAAGGCTTTGGGGAGTACCAGTTTATCACAGGAAAGAAGGTTTTTCAGACTCGCTATGGAGAGAATCCACATCAAGATGGTGCACTTTATGAGTTTGAAAGTCATTTTACTGATTGCTTTAAGCAGGTCAAGGGTGAGGCAAGCTTTAACAATATTAATGATGTTAATGGCGCGCTCAAGATTGCTAGTAGGTTTGGTAATGAGAATGCTGTTTGTATTGTTAAACATGGAAACCCTTGTGGTTTTGCTATTAAAAATACATTACTTGAAAGTTATACCGAAGCACTTAAATGTGATCCCGTTTCTGCTTTTGGTGGCGTTGTTGCGGTAAACGGTGTCATTGATGGTGAACTTGCCAAGAAGATGAACGAGATATTTCTTGAGGTAGTTATGGCAGCAGATTTTACCCCTGAAGCATTGGAAGTATTTGAAAAAAAGAAGCGTCTCAAGCTCTTTTCACAAGGTGGTAAAAAACTGGTGATGAGCAAAGATAAATATGATTTTAAGCATGTTGATGGAGGTTTCGTCTTCCAAAATTCTGATTGTATTTGTGATAATGAAGTACACAATGCTAAGCGCAAGTCTAAGAAGCAGGCAACAGTACAAGAGATGAAAGATCTTGAGATTGCATGGAAGGTTGCAGGGCTGACCAAATCAAATTGTGTAGTCTATGTCAAAGACTCTACCATGATTGCAGTAGGTATGGGAATGACTTCCCGTGTTGATGCAACGCAATGTGCACTTAAAAAAGCCAAAGAGATGGGACTTGATGTCTCTGGTGCAGTAATGGCAAGTGAAGCCTTTTTCCCATTCCGAGACTCTATTGATACAGCAGCCAAAGCAGGCATAAGTGCCATCATCGAACCAGGTGGATCCATCCGCGATGATGAAGTTATCGAAGCAGCAAATGAATATGGTATTTCACTCTATTTTACAACTGTCAGACACTTTCTGCACTAA